Proteins encoded within one genomic window of Flavobacterium gilvum:
- a CDS encoding sulfate/molybdate ABC transporter ATP-binding protein, whose protein sequence is MIQFNAYKMLQTADGELPLDVSFSIEKGQFLAIYGNSGAGKTTLLRIMAGLTEAEKTNIKVGNETWDNLQNKIHLAIQKRSIGFVFQDFALFPNLTVKENLEFALQKGDDSKIIPELIELMELQSLQNSKPQNLSGGQKQRVALARAIVRKPEILLLDEPLSALDDAMRFKLQDYILKIHQKYELTTLMITHSIPEIFKLSDKVIILDKGKIIKEGTPNAVFSEEKISSKFKLTGEIISITKSDIVYVIQVFSGNNIIKVVATEDEVINFKIGQKVLVASKAFNPIIQVIS, encoded by the coding sequence ATGATACAATTCAATGCTTATAAAATGTTGCAAACGGCGGACGGCGAATTACCGTTGGATGTTTCATTTTCTATCGAAAAAGGGCAGTTTTTAGCTATTTATGGAAATTCAGGAGCTGGAAAAACAACATTACTCCGAATAATGGCAGGATTGACCGAAGCAGAAAAAACAAACATAAAAGTTGGAAACGAAACTTGGGACAATTTGCAAAACAAAATTCATTTAGCCATTCAAAAGCGTTCCATCGGATTTGTTTTTCAAGATTTTGCTCTGTTTCCAAATTTAACTGTAAAAGAAAATTTAGAATTTGCCCTTCAAAAAGGAGACGATTCCAAAATCATACCCGAATTGATTGAACTCATGGAATTGCAATCGTTGCAAAACAGCAAACCTCAAAATTTATCGGGAGGACAAAAACAGCGTGTGGCCTTAGCGCGAGCCATTGTCCGTAAACCAGAAATACTTTTGCTAGATGAACCGCTATCTGCTTTGGATGATGCTATGCGGTTTAAACTTCAGGATTATATCTTGAAAATTCATCAAAAATACGAATTGACGACTTTGATGATTACACACTCAATTCCCGAAATATTCAAACTTTCGGACAAAGTTATTATTCTGGACAAAGGAAAAATCATTAAAGAAGGAACACCCAACGCCGTTTTTTCAGAAGAAAAAATAAGTAGTAAATTCAAATTGACAGGCGAAATCATTAGCATTACCAAGAGCGATATTGTGTATGTAATTCAGGTTTTTTCCGGAAACAACATTATAAAAGTGGTCGCCACCGAAGATGAAGTAATCAACTTTAAGATTGGACAAAAGGTATTGGTGGCTTCGAAAGCATTTAATCCAATCATTCAGGTTATTTCTTAA
- the modB gene encoding molybdate ABC transporter permease subunit, producing MINLEPLWLTAKLAFITTLILLAVAIPLCYWLAYSRFRFKAIIEALISLPLVLPPSVLGFYLLVAFSPENAFGKFLTDYFDLRLVFTFEGLILASVLYSLPFMINPILSGLKNLPASLQEASFTLGKSRFTTILKIILPNIRPSLLTGIIMTFAHTVGEFGVVLMVGGSIPQETKVVSIAIYEEVESMNYDNANIYAGILFAFSFSILLAVHLINNKSRKTTLY from the coding sequence ATGATTAATCTAGAACCCTTATGGCTCACGGCAAAACTGGCTTTCATTACAACGCTGATACTTTTGGCGGTTGCCATACCGCTATGCTACTGGCTGGCGTATAGCCGATTTCGTTTCAAAGCAATTATCGAAGCGCTGATTAGCCTGCCTTTGGTTTTGCCCCCATCCGTTTTGGGATTTTATCTTCTCGTTGCTTTCAGTCCCGAAAATGCTTTCGGAAAATTCTTAACTGATTATTTTGATTTACGATTGGTTTTTACCTTCGAAGGATTGATTCTGGCATCCGTTTTATACAGCCTGCCGTTTATGATTAACCCTATTTTGTCCGGATTAAAAAATCTGCCGGCGAGTTTACAGGAAGCTTCTTTTACATTGGGAAAATCCCGATTTACGACCATTCTAAAAATCATTCTCCCGAATATTCGCCCTTCTTTACTCACCGGAATCATAATGACGTTTGCGCATACAGTGGGAGAATTTGGAGTTGTGTTAATGGTTGGTGGAAGTATTCCTCAGGAAACCAAAGTAGTTTCGATTGCCATTTACGAAGAAGTCGAATCGATGAATTACGATAATGCCAATATTTATGCGGGAATATTGTTTGCGTTTTCTTTTTCTATTTTGTTGGCCGTGCATTTAATCAATAATAAATCTCGAAAAACAACTCTTTATTAA
- a CDS encoding TOBE domain-containing protein — MNTLNGYITAIQSHEGISLVKVNSNNTAFTSIVLDTNETASYLRNDHFVKIIFKETEVVISKDFNPNLSIQNRLQCTIESIKKGVILSQINLNFGETVIKSIITTNACEQLDLKENDSVFALIKTNEVSLSPND, encoded by the coding sequence ATGAATACTCTAAACGGATACATAACGGCAATACAATCACACGAAGGAATTTCATTGGTAAAAGTAAATTCCAATAATACCGCTTTCACTTCGATTGTTTTGGACACAAACGAAACAGCTTCCTATCTCAGGAATGATCATTTTGTAAAAATCATTTTTAAAGAAACCGAAGTGGTAATTTCTAAAGATTTTAATCCAAATCTAAGTATCCAGAATCGTTTGCAATGTACCATTGAATCAATAAAAAAAGGAGTTATACTCAGTCAAATTAATCTGAATTTTGGCGAAACCGTCATAAAATCCATAATAACCACAAATGCTTGTGAACAATTGGATTTGAAGGAAAACGATAGTGTTTTTGCATTAATAAAAACAAACGAAGTAAGCTTATCGCCCAATGATTAA
- the modA gene encoding molybdate ABC transporter substrate-binding protein, with protein sequence MTVKKLLLSTITVLMPLLFSSAKAQQKITIVAATNLKVALDSITTVFKIQYPNIDTQVTYGASGKLFEQISNGAPFDLFFSADMDYPNQLKEKKLTSSEIKMYAIGKLAIWSKKTDPNKRKINSLLDANIRKIAIGNPTTAPYGEKAIESLKFYKVYDKVKSKLVFGENITQAAQYATTGAADVGIIALSLVLTPNMQKEGGKYYIIPQKSHSVLEQGCVLLKHAQGNVSATKFYNFISSKKAIAILKYYGYDTKTK encoded by the coding sequence ATGACTGTAAAAAAACTACTGCTTTCGACCATAACTGTCTTAATGCCGTTACTATTTAGCTCCGCAAAAGCACAACAAAAAATCACGATTGTAGCCGCAACCAATTTAAAAGTAGCTTTGGATTCCATAACTACAGTTTTTAAAATTCAGTACCCGAATATAGACACACAGGTTACTTACGGCGCTTCGGGAAAATTATTCGAACAAATTTCGAATGGAGCTCCTTTTGATTTGTTCTTTTCTGCCGATATGGATTATCCAAATCAATTGAAAGAAAAAAAACTGACATCATCTGAAATTAAAATGTATGCGATAGGAAAACTGGCAATTTGGAGTAAAAAAACAGACCCAAACAAAAGAAAAATAAACAGTCTTTTGGACGCGAATATTCGTAAAATAGCTATTGGAAATCCCACAACTGCGCCTTATGGCGAAAAAGCAATTGAAAGTTTGAAATTCTACAAAGTTTATGACAAAGTCAAAAGCAAATTGGTTTTTGGCGAGAACATTACGCAAGCCGCCCAATATGCAACCACTGGTGCCGCCGACGTTGGAATCATAGCTTTGTCGCTAGTCCTTACGCCAAACATGCAAAAAGAAGGAGGAAAATATTATATTATTCCACAAAAAAGTCATTCCGTTTTAGAACAAGGTTGCGTACTTTTGAAACACGCACAAGGAAATGTAAGTGCAACTAAATTTTATAATTTTATATCTTCGAAAAAAGCAATCGCTATTTTGAAATATTACGGATACGACACCAAAACAAAATGA
- the leuS gene encoding leucine--tRNA ligase, with protein sequence MKYNPNEIEAKWQKYWAENQTFAAENNSEKPKYYVLDMFPYPSGAGLHVGHPLGYIASDVYSRYKRHRGFNVLHPMGYDSFGLPAEQYAIQTGQRPEDTTSVNIDGGVDKEGNKIAGYRKQLDKIGFSFDWGREVRTSNPDYYKHTQWIFIQLFNSWYNKNTDKAEDISTLIAVFEKEGNANVDAVCDDNIVGFSSSEWNAFSSEEQQKILLQYRLTYLAETEVNWCPGLGTVLANDEIVNGVSERGGYPVIRKKMTQWSMRISAYAERLLQGLDTIDWSESIKESQRNWIGKSVGASVEFRLQNSEGSISVFTTRPDTIFGVTFMTLAPEYELVAQITTPEQKAAVEAYIEKTAKRSERERMADVKTISGVFTGAYAEHPFTKEPIPVWIGDYVLAGYGTGAVMAVPCGDERDYAFANFFKGQNGMPAIKNIFDKDISEAAFGAKEGFQLVDSDFLNGLDYKKGTQKVIEALEKINQGKGKTNYRLRDAVFSRQRYWGEPFPVYYVNGLPQMIDAKHLPIVLPEVEKYLPTEDGLPPLGNATVWAWDTKQNKVVNTDLVDHVTIFPLELNTMPGWAGSSWYWMRYMDAHNENEFASKEALAYWENVDLYIGGSEHATGHLLYSRFWNKFLKDKGFAPTEEPFKKLINQGMILGTSAFVYRIEGTNSFISKNKISGESVQPIHSDVSFVNSSDELDIEKFKAWREDYKDAEFICDDNGKYIVGREVEKMSKSKYNVVTPDDICNEYGADTLRLYEMFLGPLEQAKPWNTAGISGVFGFLKKLWRLYFDENGSIVNSEEPTKDNLKSLHKTIKKVAEDIEGFSFNTSVSQFMICVNELSSQNCHSRAILEPLAILVSPYAPHIAEELWAQLGNSGSISTVEFPVFEEKHLVESEKEYPVSFNGKMRFTIKLPLDLTAAQIEEIVMKDERTQKQLDGKTPNKVIIVPGKIINLVG encoded by the coding sequence ATGAAATACAATCCGAACGAAATAGAAGCCAAATGGCAAAAATATTGGGCAGAAAATCAAACTTTTGCCGCCGAAAATAATTCTGAAAAGCCAAAATACTATGTTTTGGATATGTTTCCTTATCCGTCTGGAGCGGGGTTGCACGTGGGGCATCCGCTGGGTTACATCGCTTCGGATGTGTATTCCCGATATAAAAGACATCGTGGATTCAATGTTTTACACCCAATGGGTTACGACAGTTTTGGATTGCCGGCTGAACAATATGCGATTCAAACGGGACAACGTCCAGAAGATACAACTTCGGTAAATATCGACGGAGGAGTTGACAAAGAAGGAAACAAAATTGCGGGTTACCGTAAACAATTGGATAAAATTGGGTTTTCATTCGATTGGGGTCGTGAAGTACGAACTTCAAATCCTGATTATTACAAACACACACAGTGGATTTTTATTCAACTATTTAATTCTTGGTATAATAAAAATACAGACAAAGCCGAAGATATTTCGACTTTGATTGCTGTTTTCGAAAAAGAAGGAAATGCTAATGTAGATGCGGTTTGCGACGATAATATTGTTGGTTTTTCGTCAAGCGAATGGAATGCGTTTTCGTCAGAAGAACAACAAAAAATACTTTTGCAATATAGATTAACCTATCTGGCTGAAACCGAAGTAAACTGGTGTCCAGGATTGGGAACGGTTTTGGCAAATGACGAAATCGTAAACGGAGTTTCTGAACGTGGCGGATATCCTGTGATTCGTAAAAAAATGACCCAATGGAGTATGCGAATTTCGGCTTATGCTGAACGATTGTTACAAGGTTTGGATACGATTGATTGGAGTGAAAGTATTAAAGAAAGTCAAAGAAACTGGATTGGTAAATCGGTTGGAGCGTCAGTAGAATTCAGATTGCAGAATTCAGAAGGTAGTATATCGGTTTTTACAACTCGTCCTGACACCATCTTTGGAGTTACTTTTATGACATTGGCACCAGAATATGAATTGGTGGCTCAAATTACAACTCCGGAACAAAAAGCAGCAGTTGAAGCGTATATCGAAAAAACCGCAAAACGTTCCGAAAGAGAGCGTATGGCCGATGTAAAAACCATTTCGGGAGTTTTTACTGGGGCGTATGCTGAGCATCCGTTTACCAAAGAACCGATTCCAGTTTGGATTGGGGATTATGTTCTGGCGGGTTATGGAACAGGTGCCGTAATGGCGGTTCCTTGTGGAGATGAAAGAGATTATGCTTTTGCGAATTTCTTTAAAGGACAAAACGGAATGCCGGCTATCAAGAATATTTTTGATAAAGATATTTCAGAAGCCGCTTTTGGAGCGAAAGAAGGGTTTCAATTAGTGGATTCGGATTTCTTAAACGGATTGGATTATAAAAAAGGAACTCAAAAAGTAATTGAAGCGTTAGAAAAAATAAATCAAGGAAAAGGAAAAACTAATTACCGTTTGCGTGATGCGGTTTTTTCCCGTCAAAGATATTGGGGCGAACCGTTCCCTGTATATTATGTGAATGGATTGCCACAAATGATTGATGCGAAACATTTACCAATTGTTTTGCCAGAAGTGGAGAAATATTTGCCAACAGAAGACGGATTGCCTCCATTAGGAAACGCGACAGTTTGGGCTTGGGATACAAAACAAAATAAAGTTGTTAATACAGATTTAGTAGATCATGTAACGATTTTTCCTTTGGAATTGAACACAATGCCAGGTTGGGCAGGTAGTTCATGGTATTGGATGCGTTATATGGATGCACACAACGAAAACGAATTTGCAAGTAAGGAAGCTTTGGCTTATTGGGAAAATGTGGATTTATACATTGGCGGAAGCGAACACGCTACAGGACACTTATTGTATTCCCGTTTTTGGAATAAATTCTTGAAAGATAAAGGTTTTGCACCAACTGAAGAACCATTCAAAAAACTGATTAATCAGGGAATGATTTTGGGAACGAGTGCATTTGTTTATAGAATTGAAGGAACAAATTCGTTTATTTCTAAAAATAAAATTAGCGGAGAAAGTGTTCAACCGATTCATTCTGATGTAAGTTTTGTGAATTCATCAGATGAATTAGATATTGAAAAATTCAAAGCTTGGAGAGAAGATTATAAAGATGCTGAATTCATTTGTGACGATAACGGTAAATACATTGTAGGGCGCGAAGTCGAAAAAATGTCGAAATCCAAATACAATGTTGTAACTCCAGATGATATTTGTAATGAATACGGAGCGGATACTTTGCGTTTATACGAAATGTTTTTAGGGCCATTGGAACAAGCGAAACCTTGGAATACGGCTGGTATTTCGGGAGTTTTTGGTTTCCTTAAAAAATTATGGCGTTTGTATTTTGATGAAAATGGTTCAATCGTAAACAGCGAAGAGCCTACAAAAGACAACTTAAAATCATTGCACAAAACCATCAAAAAAGTAGCAGAAGATATTGAAGGTTTCTCTTTCAATACTTCGGTTTCACAGTTTATGATTTGTGTAAATGAATTATCTTCTCAAAATTGCCATTCGCGTGCGATTTTAGAACCGTTGGCGATTTTGGTTTCACCTTATGCGCCGCACATTGCTGAGGAATTGTGGGCTCAATTAGGAAATTCAGGTTCAATTTCGACTGTTGAATTTCCTGTTTTTGAAGAAAAACATTTGGTGGAATCAGAGAAAGAGTATCCGGTTTCTTTCAACGGAAAAATGCGTTTTACCATCAAATTGCCTTTGGATTTGACCGCAGCACAAATCGAGGAAATCGTAATGAAAGACGAAAGAACCCAAAAACAACTCGACGGAAAAACACCAAACAAAGTGATTATCGTTCCAGGTAAAATTATCAATTTGGTGGGATAG
- a CDS encoding zinc metallopeptidase gives MGMSYLILAGGIMLASWLVSSRLKSKFEFYSQLHLQNGMSGREIAEKMLADHGIYDVRVISTPGQLTDHYNPVDKTVNLSEAVYNQRNAAAAAVAAHECGHAVQHATAYSMLSLRSQLVPIVNVASSYMQWILLAGILMLRSFPQLLLIGIVIFAATTLFSIVTLPVEYDASNRALAWLKNKNMLNQAEYSGAEDSLKWAARTYVVAALGSIATLLYYISIFNNRR, from the coding sequence ATGGGAATGAGTTATTTAATTCTTGCTGGGGGTATTATGCTGGCAAGTTGGTTAGTGAGTTCTAGACTGAAAAGTAAATTTGAATTTTACTCTCAGTTGCATTTGCAAAACGGAATGTCGGGACGAGAAATTGCCGAGAAAATGCTTGCAGACCACGGTATTTATGACGTTCGAGTGATTTCGACTCCGGGTCAGTTGACAGATCATTACAATCCGGTTGATAAAACTGTAAACTTGAGTGAGGCGGTTTATAATCAAAGAAACGCGGCAGCAGCTGCAGTTGCGGCACACGAATGTGGACACGCCGTGCAACACGCCACAGCTTACAGTATGTTGTCATTACGTTCTCAATTGGTTCCAATTGTAAACGTGGCTTCTTCTTATATGCAATGGATTTTGTTGGCGGGAATCTTGATGTTGCGTAGTTTTCCTCAATTGTTATTGATTGGGATTGTGATTTTTGCCGCAACAACTTTGTTTTCGATAGTTACTTTGCCTGTAGAATATGATGCGAGTAATCGCGCTTTGGCTTGGCTAAAAAATAAAAATATGCTCAATCAAGCCGAATATTCCGGTGCAGAAGATTCGTTGAAATGGGCTGCAAGAACTTATGTTGTGGCTGCTTTGGGTTCTATAGCAACTTTACTGTATTACATTTCTATTTTTAATAATAGGAGATAG